In one archaeon BMS3Bbin15 genomic region, the following are encoded:
- the rmlA1 gene encoding glucose-1-phosphate thymidylyltransferase 1, with the protein MRSLITKNIIVVHSEHLKVKVMKAVVLAAEIGNRMENYTENTPKTLIHVGKKPIISYILESFASNGIKEVIIVTGFQEEKIRKLVGDGSSWGLRVEYVHNRKFDTTNNIYRVLGINDISS; encoded by the coding sequence ATGAGAAGTTTAATCACAAAAAATATTATTGTAGTTCATTCTGAGCATTTAAAAGTGAAAGTTATGAAAGCAGTCGTACTTGCAGCAGAAATAGGTAATAGAATGGAAAATTATACTGAAAACACTCCAAAAACACTGATTCATGTAGGCAAAAAACCTATTATCTCTTATATACTTGAAAGTTTTGCTTCTAATGGTATTAAAGAAGTTATTATAGTAACTGGTTTTCAGGAAGAGAAGATTAGAAAGCTTGTTGGAGATGGTTCATCCTGGGGTCTTAGAGTTGAGTATGTCCATAATAGAAAATTTGATACTACCAATAATATATACAGAGTTTTAGGCATAAATGATATTTCCTCTTGA
- the spsI_1 gene encoding bifunctional IPC transferase and DIPP synthase has translation MELKYPLTYYVYRRFSVPIAKLLIPTGISPSTITLISTFIGFLAAYMIATGEAIYGVVLLLISQILDCTDGDLARLSGRITKKGAYLDRVLDRFVDVALIIALIALNPAYWFVGTLAIAGTFLVSVTRIMAEAVGAECQVGIATRDFRILAIVIGVLLGQIYYLLIFLSAFGFITVFHRMMYSMKQM, from the coding sequence ATGGAACTGAAGTACCCCCTGACTTATTATGTGTATAGGAGATTTTCTGTACCTATAGCGAAACTATTGATACCCACAGGTATCTCACCCAGTACTATCACCCTCATCTCAACTTTCATTGGATTTCTTGCAGCTTATATGATTGCTACAGGAGAAGCAATTTACGGAGTTGTCCTGCTTTTAATTTCCCAGATACTTGACTGTACTGATGGTGACCTTGCAAGGCTTTCAGGCAGAATAACAAAAAAGGGAGCTTATCTTGATAGAGTTCTCGACAGGTTTGTTGATGTAGCCTTAATAATCGCCCTTATAGCATTGAATCCTGCATACTGGTTTGTAGGAACTCTTGCAATAGCTGGCACATTTCTTGTGAGTGTGACAAGAATAATGGCAGAGGCTGTTGGCGCTGAATGTCAGGTTGGGATTGCCACAAGAGACTTCAGAATTTTGGCAATTGTAATCGGCGTACTTCTGGGACAGATTTATTATCTTCTTATATTCCTTTCAGCTTTTGGATTTATAACTGTATTTCACAGGATGATGTACTCAATGAAACAGATGTGA
- the egsA_2 gene encoding glycerol-1-phosphate dehydrogenase [NAD(P)+], whose protein sequence is MILKHFKQILLPVDVRIHRNALENISKAVNRYDLKNVVVVTGIKTNEIAGITVEKLLTSSGECRTNKFIVKTASREAAKKIEQEIRGDFGDYDAVFGVGGGKILDVAKVVAYHSNSLLINVPTNAAHDGIASPLASFKEKGMPISIKAASPISIIADLDIIRKSPVRLLRSGYGDLVSNLVEVKDWLLGVQKIDEDYDEIVASISTMPAMLLLRSAKELDFRDFDYLKLLVRGLILGGLAITMYGTSRPVSGSAHKFSHALDYLRYGKGTHGEQVGIGTIIMEYLHQHYYGKGDWELIKYSLEKILAPTTAREIGLTKEQMIEALMHAKNIRPSRYTILEDQNPSRKDFEICLEKTGITK, encoded by the coding sequence ATGATTTTGAAACACTTCAAACAGATTCTATTACCGGTAGATGTGAGAATACATAGAAATGCACTTGAAAATATCTCAAAGGCCGTAAATAGATATGACTTAAAGAATGTGGTGGTTGTCACCGGTATTAAAACAAATGAAATAGCTGGCATCACTGTGGAAAAACTTCTGACAAGTAGTGGGGAGTGCAGAACAAATAAATTTATTGTTAAAACAGCTTCCAGAGAGGCTGCAAAGAAAATCGAGCAGGAAATAAGAGGAGATTTTGGTGATTATGACGCTGTTTTTGGTGTGGGAGGAGGGAAGATACTGGATGTTGCAAAGGTTGTTGCATACCATTCAAATTCACTTCTAATCAATGTGCCCACCAATGCAGCCCATGATGGCATAGCCTCACCTCTTGCCAGTTTCAAAGAGAAGGGAATGCCAATTTCAATAAAGGCAGCATCTCCAATCTCAATTATCGCTGACCTCGATATTATAAGAAAAAGTCCTGTCAGGCTTCTTAGGTCAGGTTACGGTGACCTGGTCTCAAACCTTGTGGAAGTTAAGGACTGGCTACTTGGCGTTCAGAAAATAGATGAGGATTATGACGAAATTGTGGCAAGCATATCAACCATGCCAGCCATGCTATTACTTAGAAGTGCCAAAGAGCTTGATTTTAGAGATTTTGATTATCTTAAACTCCTGGTTAGAGGATTAATTCTCGGGGGTCTTGCTATAACCATGTATGGCACTTCGAGACCTGTTTCTGGGTCAGCACATAAGTTCAGCCATGCTCTTGACTATCTGCGCTATGGGAAAGGCACTCATGGCGAGCAGGTAGGTATAGGTACTATAATCATGGAGTACCTCCATCAGCACTACTATGGTAAGGGTGACTGGGAACTTATTAAGTACTCTCTTGAAAAGATTCTTGCTCCAACCACTGCCAGAGAGATTGGATTAACAAAAGAGCAGATGATTGAAGCTCTTATGCATGCTAAAAACATAAGACCTTCTCGATACACAATCCTTGAGGACCAGAACCCTTCAAGAAAAGACTTTGAGATATGTCTTGAGAAGACAGGCATAACGAAGTAA
- the hypE gene encoding hydrogenase isoenzymes formation protein HypE, with the protein MEITNAHGAGGKIMEDFIKEFVLGSFESSSLGSVNLEDLDDGASITLENYEVVVTSDSHTVKPLFFPGGDIGKLAACGTINDLAVMGAKPIALSCNLVIEEGFSSNKLGKILDSMNRVVRQNNAFVICGDTKVIEKGRVDKLIVATTGIGIAPKNKVLADSCVKPGDKIIVSGTVGDHGIALLSYREGFTTDLISDVGSVLPVISKAVEAGGVHAAKDPTRGGLANALNEWAEKAGVDLVIEEDRIPIREEVKALSELLGIDALTVACEGRAILAVSQEKAEDVLSEIRKLPQGRNAEIIGEATEENLKRVIMKTEVGGKRILERPLADPVPRIC; encoded by the coding sequence ATGGAAATCACAAATGCTCATGGGGCTGGCGGAAAGATAATGGAGGACTTTATAAAGGAGTTCGTTCTTGGAAGTTTTGAGAGTTCCTCTCTTGGTAGTGTGAATCTCGAGGACCTTGATGATGGCGCAAGTATTACTCTTGAGAACTACGAGGTGGTTGTTACCAGTGACAGCCATACTGTAAAACCTCTCTTTTTTCCAGGTGGAGACATAGGAAAGCTTGCAGCCTGTGGTACAATTAATGACCTTGCCGTAATGGGAGCAAAGCCTATTGCTCTGAGCTGTAATCTTGTGATTGAAGAGGGTTTCAGCAGTAATAAGCTTGGAAAAATCCTTGATTCAATGAACAGAGTTGTGAGGCAGAACAATGCCTTTGTTATATGTGGTGACACAAAGGTAATTGAGAAAGGAAGAGTTGACAAGCTTATTGTTGCTACCACAGGTATAGGAATAGCACCGAAGAATAAGGTTCTGGCCGACTCCTGCGTAAAGCCAGGTGATAAGATAATTGTATCCGGTACTGTGGGTGACCATGGAATAGCGCTTTTAAGCTACAGAGAAGGCTTTACCACAGACTTAATATCAGATGTTGGAAGTGTCCTGCCTGTAATCAGTAAAGCAGTTGAAGCAGGCGGTGTACATGCTGCCAAGGACCCTACAAGAGGTGGTCTTGCCAATGCTCTGAATGAATGGGCTGAAAAAGCTGGTGTAGATTTAGTTATAGAAGAAGATAGAATACCAATCAGAGAAGAGGTTAAGGCCCTTTCAGAGCTTCTCGGTATTGATGCATTAACAGTTGCCTGTGAAGGCAGAGCTATTCTTGCTGTTTCTCAGGAAAAGGCTGAAGATGTGCTATCTGAAATAAGAAAACTTCCCCAGGGGAGGAATGCTGAGATTATTGGCGAGGCTACTGAGGAAAATTTAAAAAGAGTTATAATGAAAACAGAGGTCGGCGGAAAAAGAATTCTTGAGCGCCCTCTGGCCGACCCTGTTCCAAGGATATGTTGA
- the groL2 gene encoding 60 kDa chaperonin 2, translating to MMSRDIEEITNKEREIGKNALKTNITAALAVSESLKSTLGPRGMDKMLVTDGDIVITDSGSTILELMELVHPAAKMMAELGKTQGKEFGDGTTTSVIIAGELLKRALELVDMGIHQGIISSGYKTALSKSLEFLDSIAMELEQKDIDSIALTMLRGKITETDIRFVSTLANAAVNLVRGDKDRIYINYRTGGGIKNSNVFDGVYIDLGKRVHPSMPRKVKNARILLIDREFDLVKPKHTKLDINSVQSLNEVVEYKKKVMRAAVGVIARSGANVVLCSKNIAEEAMFFMAKAGILGVRDVEKKVMQHIAEATGARVLINVNEVLPDVLGYAGYVEESKIGNEEIMYIKKPRYPNRVASIFIRAGNETLALELVRKMKELVEVLCRVAYDKKILPGGGATELELAERLRIFSRRVPGKEQLAIKAFAEALEEIPKILAKNAGINPIDILAGIRRGHYAGFTNVGFNAVTRKVSDTVEHHIFDSYAVKRNAIISATEVASLIVRVDDVFMNKDSKVVMKQEPEPEPQQIVEPPITPQGKFDLKYALKGLR from the coding sequence ATGATGTCGAGAGACATTGAAGAAATCACAAATAAGGAGAGGGAAATAGGTAAGAATGCTCTGAAAACAAATATTACTGCTGCCCTTGCAGTTTCGGAGAGTCTTAAATCAACCCTTGGCCCCAGAGGCATGGACAAAATGCTTGTAACTGATGGCGATATAGTAATAACTGACAGCGGAAGCACAATATTGGAGCTTATGGAGCTTGTACATCCTGCTGCAAAAATGATGGCTGAGCTGGGGAAAACTCAGGGAAAAGAGTTTGGTGACGGCACAACAACAAGTGTTATAATAGCGGGAGAACTCCTGAAGAGAGCTCTTGAGCTTGTTGATATGGGTATACATCAGGGCATTATCTCTTCTGGCTATAAAACTGCTCTAAGCAAGTCACTTGAGTTTCTTGATAGTATAGCTATGGAGCTTGAACAGAAGGATATTGATAGCATAGCTCTCACCATGCTCAGAGGTAAGATAACTGAGACAGATATTAGATTTGTTTCAACTCTGGCAAATGCTGCTGTAAATCTTGTTAGAGGTGATAAAGATAGGATTTATATAAACTACCGCACAGGTGGTGGCATTAAAAATAGTAATGTTTTTGATGGAGTTTATATTGACCTGGGAAAAAGGGTTCATCCCTCAATGCCCAGAAAGGTAAAAAATGCCAGAATTCTGCTTATAGATAGAGAGTTTGACCTGGTTAAACCTAAACACACCAAATTAGATATAAACTCAGTCCAGAGTTTGAATGAAGTGGTTGAATACAAGAAGAAAGTTATGAGGGCTGCTGTAGGGGTTATAGCCAGATCCGGTGCAAATGTGGTGCTATGTTCTAAAAATATAGCTGAAGAGGCCATGTTTTTCATGGCAAAGGCTGGAATTCTTGGTGTGAGGGATGTTGAGAAGAAGGTAATGCAGCATATTGCAGAGGCAACAGGTGCAAGAGTTCTTATCAATGTAAATGAGGTCTTACCAGATGTTCTCGGCTATGCTGGCTATGTTGAAGAGAGCAAAATTGGCAATGAAGAGATAATGTACATAAAGAAACCCAGATATCCCAACAGGGTAGCTTCTATATTCATAAGAGCTGGGAATGAAACCCTTGCCCTTGAGCTTGTGAGAAAGATGAAAGAGCTTGTGGAAGTTCTCTGCAGAGTAGCATATGATAAAAAAATACTCCCTGGTGGCGGTGCCACGGAATTAGAGCTTGCTGAAAGGCTCAGGATATTTTCAAGAAGAGTCCCGGGTAAGGAGCAGCTTGCAATTAAAGCATTTGCAGAAGCTCTTGAAGAAATTCCGAAAATTTTAGCAAAAAATGCTGGAATCAATCCTATCGATATACTTGCAGGTATAAGGCGGGGGCATTATGCGGGTTTCACAAATGTCGGTTTCAATGCTGTAACCAGGAAGGTTAGCGATACTGTTGAGCATCACATATTTGACTCCTATGCGGTTAAGAGGAATGCTATAATTTCTGCAACAGAGGTTGCAAGCTTAATAGTGAGAGTTGACGATGTGTTTATGAATAAAGATAGCAAGGTTGTGATGAAGCAGGAGCCGGAGCCAGAACCCCAGCAGATTGTCGAACCTCCAATAACACCTCAGGGCAAGTTTGACCTGAAGTATGCCCTTAAAGGGCTGAGGTGA
- a CDS encoding von Willebrand factor type A domain protein, translated as MVSFEDVRSNLFKILGQTSFGEDVLEVRFTGFHYARGIESIDEAVPGLMELDNEILSVIYRQGENLARRDKEMAFHFFKTASDAVKNFSLEDLNKWVDMGLEVADNYGVIPARNFFKGITRETIDKIHSHGLEYESVSRILETYIIALSGDTLKIQPESISYTDTRTLFLPFEISDFDDNDLNFKFYKVIAAHKYAQMRYRSLDLKLSRMKDLVEDMESRYSRATSYEKEGLENFINLFPESRLALDIFNIIENARVERNLRKEFRGLARDMDIILKKEWEMRISIDKLPDKDAVVEAFNQLLTFGKVKGEIKGHLKPVVDKIYNIARKTLENGKSHVEDSARTTAEIYEVMEEKFFGIPYTGMDILKYRGVIKPEQVTRAIKETKKEIAENIKKLIEDLKLEKPPDIDSELQHNMNEVLDPLSYGAPLDFLFKMGIEVPEELEDELLKEIEKKLGELGEIDATMLMKVLDSAGKKLRANIQAKITEFQVELTDEDIAGAILYDEWDYKIASYRASWCVLREKMMKKGSDKFVEKTIEKNSSLVNMIKKQFEMLRPEYKRQFRQTYGEEIDIDAFIEAYADMKAGVTPSEKLYMRIDKKDRDIAVAFLVDLSGSTTGWVIDTEKEALVLMCEALEILDDKYAIFGFTGKTRKKCDFYIIKRFEDDYNEEVKQRIAGMDAFDYTRMGPPIRHLTKILEDTPAKIKLLIVLSDGKPEDFDEYKGEHGIEDTKKALMEAKRKHIRPFCITIDNTARDYLQRMFGDIGYIIIDDVSKLPRKLPEIYRKLTT; from the coding sequence TTGGTAAGCTTTGAAGATGTACGTTCTAACCTCTTTAAAATTCTTGGTCAGACATCTTTTGGAGAAGATGTTCTGGAGGTGAGATTTACAGGCTTTCACTATGCAAGAGGTATAGAGAGTATAGATGAGGCAGTTCCAGGATTAATGGAGCTGGATAATGAAATTCTCTCAGTAATCTACAGGCAGGGCGAGAATCTTGCCAGAAGAGATAAAGAAATGGCTTTTCACTTTTTCAAGACAGCTTCAGATGCAGTCAAAAACTTCAGTCTTGAAGACCTGAATAAATGGGTGGATATGGGTTTAGAAGTAGCTGACAATTATGGGGTTATTCCTGCGAGAAACTTTTTCAAAGGTATAACCAGAGAAACAATTGATAAGATTCACTCTCATGGTCTTGAATATGAAAGTGTTTCGAGAATACTTGAAACCTATATCATAGCGCTCAGCGGAGATACTCTGAAAATTCAGCCCGAGAGTATTTCCTACACAGACACAAGAACTCTTTTTCTGCCCTTTGAAATTAGTGATTTTGATGACAATGACCTTAACTTCAAGTTCTACAAAGTTATAGCTGCCCATAAATATGCTCAGATGCGATACAGAAGTCTTGACCTGAAGCTAAGCAGAATGAAAGACCTTGTGGAAGATATGGAGTCCAGATACTCGAGAGCAACCAGTTATGAAAAGGAAGGTCTTGAGAATTTTATCAATCTATTTCCAGAGAGCAGGCTGGCTCTGGATATATTCAACATAATTGAAAATGCCAGAGTTGAAAGAAACCTTAGAAAAGAATTCAGGGGTTTGGCCAGAGATATGGACATAATCCTGAAGAAAGAATGGGAGATGCGCATCAGTATTGATAAACTCCCTGATAAAGATGCTGTTGTTGAAGCTTTCAATCAGCTTTTAACCTTCGGTAAGGTCAAGGGCGAGATTAAAGGACATCTCAAGCCAGTTGTTGATAAAATTTATAATATAGCGAGAAAGACTCTTGAAAATGGAAAGTCTCACGTTGAGGATTCTGCAAGAACTACAGCAGAAATCTATGAGGTCATGGAGGAGAAGTTCTTTGGAATACCCTACACAGGTATGGATATACTGAAGTACAGGGGAGTAATAAAGCCTGAACAGGTGACAAGAGCAATAAAAGAGACAAAAAAAGAAATAGCTGAAAATATCAAAAAACTTATTGAAGATTTGAAGTTAGAGAAACCTCCGGATATAGATTCTGAACTGCAGCATAATATGAATGAAGTTCTCGACCCTTTATCTTATGGTGCACCTCTTGATTTTCTCTTCAAGATGGGTATTGAAGTTCCGGAAGAGCTTGAAGATGAACTTTTAAAGGAGATTGAGAAAAAACTTGGTGAGCTGGGTGAAATAGATGCAACTATGCTCATGAAGGTTCTTGATAGTGCTGGAAAGAAGCTAAGAGCAAATATTCAGGCAAAGATAACCGAATTTCAGGTTGAACTTACCGATGAAGATATTGCCGGGGCAATACTATATGATGAATGGGATTATAAAATAGCCAGCTATAGAGCTTCCTGGTGTGTCCTCAGAGAAAAGATGATGAAAAAGGGTAGCGACAAGTTTGTTGAGAAAACTATTGAAAAGAATTCATCTCTTGTTAATATGATTAAAAAGCAGTTTGAAATGCTGAGACCTGAGTATAAACGGCAATTCAGGCAGACTTATGGTGAGGAAATTGATATTGACGCCTTTATAGAGGCCTATGCAGATATGAAAGCAGGGGTTACGCCAAGTGAGAAGCTCTATATGAGAATAGACAAAAAGGACAGGGATATTGCAGTTGCTTTTCTTGTGGATTTAAGCGGTTCGACAACAGGCTGGGTTATAGATACCGAAAAGGAAGCTCTCGTACTGATGTGTGAAGCCCTTGAGATTCTTGATGATAAATATGCTATTTTTGGTTTCACTGGTAAGACAAGAAAGAAGTGTGACTTCTATATTATCAAGAGATTTGAGGATGATTATAACGAGGAGGTCAAACAGAGGATAGCAGGAATGGATGCCTTTGACTACACAAGGATGGGCCCACCAATAAGGCATTTAACAAAGATTCTAGAAGATACTCCCGCTAAAATTAAACTTCTCATAGTTCTAAGCGATGGCAAGCCCGAGGATTTTGATGAATACAAAGGTGAACATGGTATTGAAGATACAAAAAAGGCTCTTATGGAAGCCAAGCGCAAGCATATAAGACCCTTCTGTATAACTATCGATAATACAGCAAGAGATTACCTACAGAGGATGTTTGGTGATATTGGCTATATTATTATTGATGATGTAAGTAAGCTTCCCAGAAAGCTTCCCGAGATATACAGGAAGTTGACAACATAA
- the nirQ gene encoding denitrification regulatory protein NirQ translates to MTGKGIEAIKIEENFVTEEPYYMPVSNEIEVFEAAFKNKLPVMLKGPTGCGKTRFMQYMAWKLKRPLITVSCHDDLTSSDLVGRYLVKGGETIWIDGPLTKAVKVGAICYLDEIVEARKDTTVVIHPLTDDRRVLPIEKRGEILKAPDEFLLSISYNPGYQSVLKDLKHSTRQRFISLNFEYPPRELEIEIVMKESGINKETAGYLVTLAEKIRNLKDKGLDEGTGTRALIYAGTLIRSGISEQQAAEVAMANPITDDSDMLRAIKELITTVF, encoded by the coding sequence ATGACTGGAAAAGGTATAGAGGCTATTAAGATTGAGGAGAATTTTGTTACAGAAGAACCTTATTATATGCCTGTTAGTAATGAAATAGAAGTTTTTGAAGCTGCTTTTAAGAACAAGTTACCTGTAATGCTCAAGGGTCCAACCGGTTGCGGAAAGACAAGATTCATGCAGTATATGGCCTGGAAACTGAAAAGGCCTCTAATAACCGTGTCATGCCACGATGACCTTACATCAAGTGACCTCGTGGGGAGATATCTCGTTAAGGGTGGAGAAACGATATGGATTGACGGCCCATTAACAAAGGCTGTAAAGGTTGGGGCAATATGCTATCTTGATGAAATTGTCGAGGCAAGGAAAGACACAACTGTTGTTATTCATCCTTTGACTGACGACAGAAGAGTTTTACCCATTGAGAAGAGAGGTGAGATTCTCAAAGCACCTGATGAGTTTCTTTTATCCATAAGCTACAACCCTGGCTATCAGAGTGTGCTCAAAGATTTGAAGCACTCTACAAGACAGAGGTTTATAAGCCTCAACTTTGAGTACCCTCCCAGGGAGCTTGAAATAGAGATAGTTATGAAAGAGAGCGGTATAAATAAGGAGACTGCAGGATATCTTGTTACTCTTGCAGAGAAGATAAGGAACCTTAAAGATAAAGGGTTAGATGAAGGTACCGGTACAAGAGCACTGATATATGCTGGCACTCTTATTCGGAGTGGGATTTCCGAGCAGCAGGCAGCTGAAGTTGCAATGGCAAATCCAATAACTGATGACAGTGATATGCTCAGAGCAATCAAAGAGTTAATAACTACAGTCTTCTAA